Proteins from a genomic interval of Phocoena phocoena chromosome 20, mPhoPho1.1, whole genome shotgun sequence:
- the LOC136141363 gene encoding proteasome maturation protein-like: protein MNVRGLGSQQKDSLPVTELSASGPFESHDLLQKGFSCVKIELLPSHPLELSGKKFQLDQDKMNFSTLRNIQGLFAPLKLQMEFKAVQQVQHLPFLPSSNLSLDILRGNDETTGFEGVLNDPSKSELMGEPHLMVEYKLGLL from the exons ATGAATGTCAGAGGACTTGGATCTCAGCAAAAGGACAGTCTTCCAGTTACTGAACTTTCAGCAAGTGGACCTTTTGAAAGTCATGATCTTCTTCAAAAAGGTTTTTCTTGTGTGAAAATTGAACTTTTGCCCAGTCATCCTCTTgaattatcaggaaaaaaattccagctcGACCAAGATAAAATGAACTTTTCCACACTGAGAAACATCCAGGGTCTATTTGCTCCACTAAAACTACAAATGGAATTCAAGGCAGTGCAGCAGGTTCAGcatcttccatttcttccaagcTCAAACCTTTCATTGGATATTTTGAGGGGTAATGATGAAACTACTGGATTtgaag gtgTTCTTAATGACCCATCAAAAAGTGAATTAATGGGAGAACCACATTTGATGGTTGAATATAAACTCGGTTTACTGTAA